agtgagagttggactataaagaaagctgagcaccaaagaattgatgcttttgaactgtggtgttggagaagactctcgagagtccattggacagcaaggagatccaaccagtccatcctaaaggaaatcagccctgaatattcattggaaggactgattctgaagctgaaactcaaatcctttggccacctgatgcaaagaactgactcactggaaaagaccctgatgctgggaaagattgaaggcagaaggagaaggggatgacagaggatgagatggttggatggcatcaccagctcaatggacatgagtctgagtgaactctgggagttggtgatggacagggaggcctggcatgctgcagttcatggggtagcaaagagtcggacacgactgagcaactgaactgaattgaatccatAACTCGTGCCTCCTAGGCCTCTGTTCCATTCCAGAGTCCTCACCACTCTCCTTATAAAAAGCTAGGCAAGGATCCTGCACCCCACCCAACACCTGCCCTCCTCACTGACCTTTCCAAGACCTGCAGGAGAAGGCTCTTCCCAGAGCTGCGTTCACCTCTTGGTTTCGAAGGCTGTAGATGAGGGGGTTGAGCATGGGCGTGATGATGGCGTAGAAGACGGACACCACCTTGTTGAAGCTGATGGAAGAGGCCGCTCTGGTGCGGACGTACATGAAGAAGAGAGTGCCGTAGAAGAGGCTCACCACGGTCAGGTGGGCCGcgcaggtggagaaggcctttCTGCGCTCCGCAGCTGCGTGGATCCGAAGCAGCGTCCAGATGATGCGGCCATAGGATGCGGCAATGACCGCAGAGGAGGCCAGGAGCACGGCCAGGGAGACCAGGAGGTCTGCGGTCTCCTTCGGGGCGACATCCGAGCAGGCCAGGGCCAGCAGTGGCGAGGCATCGCAGAAGAAGTGGTCTATGACGTTGGGGCCACAAAACGTCAGTCGGGACATGAGGTAAACGGGCAACACGGGGGTGAGAAAGCCCCCCAGCCAACAGGCGGCTGCCAGGCGGACGCAGGCGCCCCAGGACACCAGGGCCGCGTACCGGAGAGGCAggcagatggcca
This genomic window from Bubalus bubalis isolate 160015118507 breed Murrah chromosome 16, NDDB_SH_1, whole genome shotgun sequence contains:
- the LOC102405619 gene encoding olfactory receptor 6Q1 is translated as MQPDTANQTHTAEFVLVGFAEVRETRLFLFSLFLTMYLLTLVENLAIIVLVGLDHRLHRPMYFFLTHLSCLEIGYTSVTVPKMLAGFLGVAGGQRISYAGCLTQLFVFTFLGATECFLLAAMAYDRYVAICLPLRYAALVSWGACVRLAAACWLGGFLTPVLPVYLMSRLTFCGPNVIDHFFCDASPLLALACSDVAPKETADLLVSLAVLLASSAVIAASYGRIIWTLLRIHAAAERRKAFSTCAAHLTVVSLFYGTLFFMYVRTRAASSISFNKVVSVFYAIITPMLNPLIYSLRNQEVNAALGRAFSCRSWKGQ